In one window of Rhizobium sp. ACO-34A DNA:
- a CDS encoding DNA-binding response regulator yields the protein MTASTFIIADDHPLFRGALRQAVSGFDGEQAIIEAGDFEAARKAASAHPEADLLLLDLAMPGVSGFSGLMALRAEFASLPIVIVSASDDPTTIRRALELGASGFISKSSGIDDIRAAIQAVLEGDIWTPKFYHGGQEQDPDVADLINRLRTLTPQQSRVLGMLGEGLLNKQIAYELGVSEATIKAHVSAILLKLKVDSRTQAVIQLGKINMAMVA from the coding sequence ATGACGGCATCCACTTTCATCATTGCAGACGACCATCCGCTCTTCCGCGGGGCCCTTCGGCAGGCCGTCAGCGGCTTTGACGGCGAACAGGCCATCATCGAGGCTGGTGATTTCGAGGCCGCCCGCAAGGCCGCGTCCGCCCATCCCGAAGCCGACCTCCTGCTGCTCGATCTCGCCATGCCCGGCGTATCGGGCTTTTCCGGCCTGATGGCGCTGCGCGCCGAATTCGCCAGCCTGCCGATCGTCATCGTATCGGCCTCCGACGACCCGACCACCATCCGCCGCGCGCTGGAACTGGGCGCTTCCGGCTTCATTTCGAAATCCTCCGGCATCGACGACATCCGCGCCGCCATCCAGGCCGTTCTGGAAGGCGATATCTGGACGCCGAAATTCTATCACGGCGGGCAGGAGCAGGATCCTGACGTTGCCGATCTCATCAATCGCCTGCGCACGCTGACCCCGCAGCAGAGCCGTGTGCTGGGCATGCTCGGCGAAGGATTGCTCAACAAGCAGATCGCCTATGAACTCGGCGTTTCGGAAGCCACCATCAAGGCTCATGTTTCCGCGATCCTCCTGAAGCTCAAGGTCGACAGCCGCACACAGGCGGTCATCCAGCTCGGCAAGATCAACATGGCCATGGTCGCCTGA
- a CDS encoding MATE family efflux transporter: protein MDQAGRQHNSFAVTHRLVLSIAIPMTLGFVTTPLLGLTGTAVVGRTGSAEALAGLAIAAVLFDLIYAGFGFVRASTTALTAQALGRGDKTEQQAVFYRSFLLSLCLGIIILALSPLILKTGVALMGATGPVAEATSTYFAIRVLGAPLTLGNFTLLGSVLGMGRGSVGLALQILLNGVNIVMSIWLGLWLDFGIAGVAWGTLAGEAVAFIAGLGYMLFAFRGTLRPKLAAVLSREKLKALFAINRDIMIRSLALVAAFTLQTRVGTLFGPELLAANALLMNFFLIASFFLDGMANAAEQITGRAIGARFRPGFERAIKLTAIWSFGLAAACALFFLLLGGTLIDVMTTSEPVRALARDFLPWAALTALTGALAFQMDGVFIGATWSREMRNMMLLALAGYCAALALFAPTLGNHGLWLALNIFLALRGLTLAAILPRKLAQTFAASQ, encoded by the coding sequence ATGGATCAGGCCGGCAGACAGCATAATTCCTTCGCGGTGACGCATCGACTGGTGTTGTCGATCGCCATTCCCATGACACTCGGTTTCGTCACCACGCCACTGCTCGGCCTCACAGGAACGGCGGTAGTGGGACGCACCGGTTCGGCAGAAGCTCTTGCGGGGCTCGCAATCGCCGCCGTGCTTTTCGACCTGATCTATGCCGGCTTCGGCTTCGTGCGCGCCTCGACCACGGCGCTGACGGCACAGGCGCTCGGCAGGGGCGACAAGACTGAGCAGCAGGCCGTGTTCTACCGTTCCTTCCTGCTGTCGCTCTGTCTTGGCATCATCATCCTTGCGCTGTCACCGCTGATCCTGAAAACCGGCGTCGCCCTGATGGGGGCGACGGGACCGGTCGCCGAAGCGACATCGACCTATTTCGCCATCCGGGTGCTCGGAGCGCCGCTGACGCTCGGCAATTTCACCCTGCTCGGATCGGTGCTCGGCATGGGGCGCGGCTCTGTCGGACTGGCTCTGCAGATCCTGCTCAACGGCGTCAACATCGTCATGTCGATCTGGCTGGGCCTCTGGCTCGATTTCGGCATTGCCGGCGTCGCCTGGGGAACGCTTGCGGGCGAAGCCGTCGCCTTCATCGCCGGGCTCGGCTACATGCTGTTTGCCTTTCGCGGAACCCTGCGCCCCAAACTGGCTGCCGTGCTTTCCCGAGAGAAGCTGAAGGCGCTGTTTGCAATCAACCGCGACATCATGATCCGTTCGCTGGCGCTGGTGGCCGCCTTCACGCTGCAAACCCGGGTTGGCACGCTTTTCGGGCCGGAACTGCTGGCGGCCAATGCACTGCTGATGAATTTCTTTCTGATCGCGAGCTTCTTCCTTGACGGCATGGCCAACGCCGCCGAACAGATCACCGGCCGGGCGATCGGCGCCCGCTTCCGCCCCGGCTTCGAACGGGCAATCAAGCTGACTGCCATCTGGTCGTTCGGACTTGCGGCCGCATGCGCCCTGTTCTTCCTGCTGCTCGGCGGTACGCTGATCGACGTCATGACCACCTCGGAGCCTGTCCGGGCGCTGGCGCGCGATTTCCTGCCCTGGGCGGCGCTCACCGCTCTGACCGGAGCGCTGGCTTTCCAGATGGACGGCGTCTTTATCGGGGCAACATGGTCGCGCGAGATGCGCAACATGATGCTGCTTGCGCTTGCCGGTTATTGCGCTGCGCTGGCGCTTTTTGCCCCGACGCTCGGCAATCATGGCCTCTGGCTGGCGCTCAACATCTTTCTGGCGCTGCGCGGCCTGACGCTTGCTGCGATCCTGCCGCGCAAGCTCGCTCAGACCTTTGCCGCCAGCCAGTGA
- a CDS encoding Tellurite resistance protein TerB, giving the protein MTNRVTPHDALIFVMVMASAVDNSMNERELRRIGQLIDILPVFEGFDKKRLIEVSQRCAEILSGQEGLDIALETIKDALPPQAYRAAYALAVEIMAVDLAVKPEEIRLLQLLRDRFHLDKLTCAAIEHSAIIRYRPL; this is encoded by the coding sequence ATGACAAATCGCGTAACGCCCCATGACGCCCTTATCTTCGTCATGGTGATGGCTTCAGCCGTCGACAATTCGATGAACGAGAGGGAGTTGCGCCGGATCGGCCAGCTGATCGACATCCTTCCAGTGTTCGAGGGTTTCGACAAGAAGCGGCTGATCGAGGTTTCGCAGCGTTGCGCGGAAATCCTCTCGGGACAGGAAGGCCTCGATATCGCGCTCGAGACCATCAAGGACGCATTGCCACCCCAAGCCTACCGTGCCGCTTACGCGCTCGCTGTCGAAATCATGGCTGTAGACCTCGCCGTCAAGCCGGAGGAAATCCGCCTTCTTCAGCTGCTCAGGGATCGGTTCCACCTGGACAAGCTGACCTGCGCGGCCATCGAGCACTCTGCTATCATTCGCTACCGCCCACTCTGA
- a CDS encoding DNA-binding protein gives MLSHDKIWAAIDRLAERHQLTPSGLARRAGLDPTSFNKSKRIASDGRMRWPSTESISKVLDATGSSIDQFMSYIQGDGGVPNGSFPPQPGSIPLLGFAQAGAGGFFDDGGFPAGQGWDLVEFPATPGLKSGVYALEVQGDSMKPLYRDGDVLIVEPGAQVRRGDRVVVKTREGEVMAKVLARQSTKAIELVSLNPEHPNRNLDMTDVEWIARIIWASQ, from the coding sequence ATGCTTTCGCACGACAAGATCTGGGCCGCGATCGACCGGCTTGCCGAACGCCATCAGTTGACACCTTCCGGACTGGCGCGCCGTGCCGGGCTCGATCCCACGTCCTTCAACAAGTCCAAGCGAATTGCATCCGACGGGCGCATGCGCTGGCCCTCTACGGAATCGATCTCCAAGGTGCTCGATGCCACCGGTTCCAGCATCGATCAGTTCATGAGCTATATCCAGGGAGACGGCGGCGTTCCGAACGGATCATTCCCGCCGCAGCCCGGATCGATCCCGCTTCTGGGCTTTGCTCAGGCAGGCGCTGGCGGCTTTTTCGACGATGGCGGATTTCCGGCCGGTCAGGGCTGGGACCTCGTTGAATTCCCGGCCACTCCGGGCCTGAAATCCGGCGTCTATGCGCTTGAGGTGCAGGGCGACAGCATGAAGCCGCTCTACCGGGATGGCGACGTACTCATCGTCGAGCCCGGCGCTCAAGTGCGCCGCGGCGACCGCGTGGTGGTGAAGACCCGCGAGGGCGAGGTGATGGCCAAGGTGCTTGCCCGCCAGAGCACAAAAGCGATCGAACTCGTCTCGCTCAACCCCGAGCACCCGAACCGCAATCTCGACATGACAGACGTCGAATGGATCGCCCGCATCATCTGGGCCAGCCAATAG
- a CDS encoding dihydroorotate dehydrogenase encodes MNRRWAWTIPALSGKPHASIASETEGRALERIIYKIVPQELWQEARAEGLFRGASIDLQDGYIHLSTAAQSVETARRYFTGVSGLLLVAVEAAALGDALRYEPSRGGDLFPHLYANLPMGAVLWEKPLLLKADGSHEFPEMA; translated from the coding sequence ATGAACCGGCGATGGGCGTGGACAATTCCGGCACTTTCCGGCAAACCGCATGCATCGATCGCATCGGAGACGGAAGGACGCGCCTTGGAACGCATCATATACAAGATCGTGCCGCAGGAATTATGGCAGGAGGCGCGGGCCGAGGGTTTATTTCGCGGGGCGTCCATCGATCTGCAGGACGGTTACATCCATCTGTCGACAGCAGCGCAGTCCGTGGAGACGGCCCGGCGCTATTTCACCGGCGTCTCCGGGCTGCTGCTGGTTGCCGTCGAGGCGGCCGCGCTCGGCGATGCGCTGCGTTACGAGCCATCGCGGGGTGGGGACCTCTTCCCGCATCTCTATGCGAACCTGCCGATGGGCGCGGTGCTTTGGGAAAAGCCCCTGCTGCTGAAGGCGGATGGCTCCCACGAATTTCCGGAGATGGCATGA
- a CDS encoding amino acid ABC transporter: MKQATFSSPDFRGLRFTFVCVLALFSMFGAPASPRADDMPVMFDVRERLVRPDLSTLLRLRFLTTTDFPPFNFTDQTGRLAGFHVELARAICVELGIENRCQIQALPYGELETALASDQGEAVIAGVAVTDRMRQQFAFSRPYMMLPARFVRNRQAELAGDDARALFGRPVGVLTGTAYEAMLKSFFPDIRAVGFADRAAMLEDLKQKKVDAVFADGLQLSFWASGEASAGCCAVFDGPYVSERFLGEGLTIMVNKDDATLVQAIDSALAALSHDGRLEEIYLRYFPYGLF, from the coding sequence ATGAAGCAGGCCACGTTTTCATCCCCGGATTTCAGGGGGTTACGCTTCACCTTTGTGTGTGTTCTGGCGCTTTTTTCCATGTTCGGCGCGCCGGCTTCGCCTCGGGCCGATGACATGCCGGTGATGTTCGATGTGCGCGAGAGGCTCGTTCGCCCGGATCTCTCGACCTTGCTGCGGCTGCGCTTTCTCACGACGACGGATTTCCCGCCCTTCAATTTCACCGATCAGACCGGCCGGCTCGCCGGTTTCCATGTGGAGCTTGCCCGCGCCATCTGCGTCGAACTCGGCATCGAGAACAGGTGCCAGATCCAGGCCTTGCCCTATGGCGAGCTTGAGACGGCACTGGCAAGTGATCAGGGAGAAGCGGTCATTGCCGGAGTTGCGGTCACGGACCGGATGCGCCAGCAGTTTGCTTTCTCGCGTCCTTACATGATGCTGCCGGCGCGGTTCGTCCGCAACAGGCAGGCGGAGCTTGCCGGCGACGATGCCCGCGCCCTCTTCGGCCGCCCGGTGGGGGTTCTCACCGGCACGGCCTATGAGGCCATGCTGAAATCTTTCTTCCCGGACATCCGCGCCGTCGGTTTTGCCGACAGGGCCGCCATGCTGGAGGACCTGAAGCAGAAAAAGGTCGATGCCGTCTTCGCCGACGGTCTCCAGCTTTCCTTCTGGGCCTCGGGTGAGGCGTCGGCCGGATGTTGCGCTGTCTTCGATGGCCCCTATGTATCCGAGCGCTTCCTCGGAGAGGGCCTGACCATCATGGTCAACAAGGACGATGCCACTCTGGTTCAGGCGATCGACAGCGCGCTTGCGGCTCTGTCCCATGACGGCAGACTGGAAGAGATCTATCTCAGATATTTCCCTTACGGCCTGTTCTGA
- a CDS encoding MFS transporter translates to MGDKGTAIAAWRRVPRSIWAIGLVSFFMDVSSEMIHALLPLYMVGVLGTSTLAVGIIEGIAEATAAITKVFSGALSDWLGKRKMLMALGYGLAALTKPIFPLAPHVGFLVAARFIDRIGKGVRGAPRDALITDITPPELRGAAFGLRQSLDTAGALLGPLLAILFMALFSDDFTLVFWIAVVPAFLSAGLAIFAVEDPKRDDDEHRVRTPLSRKELAKLGATYWWVVIVGSAFTLARFSEAFLVLKAQDAGLSLVLVPSIMVVMNVAYFLSAYPVGALSDRMNRLSLLITGLFLLLAADLMLAFEPGLAGLLIGATLWGLHMGFTQGLLATLVAHTAPPTLRGTAFGMFNLVTGVALLIASVIAGALWDSIGPTGTFIGGAIFTLLTLAGLLPLRHRIGTSYKNRT, encoded by the coding sequence ATGGGTGACAAGGGCACGGCAATCGCCGCATGGCGCAGGGTGCCACGCAGCATCTGGGCCATCGGCTTAGTCTCCTTCTTCATGGATGTCTCCTCGGAAATGATCCATGCGCTGCTGCCGCTCTACATGGTCGGCGTTCTCGGCACTTCGACGCTCGCGGTCGGCATCATCGAGGGCATCGCGGAAGCGACCGCGGCCATTACCAAGGTTTTTTCCGGAGCCTTGAGCGACTGGCTTGGCAAACGCAAGATGCTGATGGCCCTCGGATATGGCCTTGCAGCGCTGACCAAGCCGATCTTTCCACTGGCGCCCCATGTCGGCTTTCTCGTTGCAGCCCGCTTCATCGACCGCATAGGCAAGGGCGTTCGCGGCGCTCCGCGCGATGCGCTGATCACCGACATCACGCCGCCGGAATTGCGTGGCGCCGCCTTCGGCCTCAGGCAATCGCTGGATACGGCAGGCGCATTGCTCGGCCCCCTGCTTGCCATTCTCTTCATGGCGCTCTTTTCTGACGATTTCACGCTCGTCTTCTGGATCGCCGTGGTACCTGCCTTTCTTTCCGCGGGACTGGCGATCTTTGCGGTCGAGGATCCGAAGCGCGATGACGACGAGCACCGGGTGCGCACGCCACTCAGCCGCAAGGAACTCGCCAAGCTCGGCGCGACCTATTGGTGGGTGGTGATCGTCGGATCGGCGTTCACGCTGGCGCGTTTCAGCGAGGCGTTCCTCGTGCTCAAGGCGCAGGATGCGGGCCTTTCCCTGGTCCTCGTGCCATCGATCATGGTGGTGATGAATGTCGCCTATTTCCTGTCCGCCTATCCCGTCGGCGCGCTTTCCGACAGGATGAACCGCCTGTCACTGCTCATCACTGGCCTCTTTCTCCTGCTCGCGGCCGATCTGATGCTTGCTTTCGAACCCGGCCTCGCGGGTCTCCTTATCGGGGCAACGCTCTGGGGCCTGCATATGGGGTTCACGCAGGGGCTGCTCGCAACGCTGGTCGCGCACACCGCACCGCCAACATTGCGGGGCACGGCTTTCGGCATGTTCAATCTGGTGACCGGGGTAGCGCTTCTCATCGCCAGCGTGATCGCCGGAGCCTTGTGGGATAGCATCGGTCCCACCGGCACCTTCATCGGGGGCGCAATTTTCACACTGCTGACGCTCGCCGGCCTGCTGCCGCTCCGGCACAGGATCGGCACGAGCTACAAAAACAGGACATGA
- a CDS encoding secretion protein, which yields MFTKPLPRRGLLILAGSGLALSLASCRSTEVLTVSNDAAKPETDAALPLVNALRTRNGLSTLSKSPAAETAAIFQARRMARADKMSHVIGFNDSFFSRMKAGEVPLPAAENIATGQDTVERAVQAWIDSKKHLENMLGRYNGLGVAVARAPSSANRPFWAMVLSA from the coding sequence GTGTTCACCAAGCCCTTGCCACGTCGCGGCCTCCTGATCCTTGCCGGCAGCGGGCTGGCGCTTTCGCTCGCTAGCTGCCGCAGCACGGAAGTGCTGACCGTTTCGAACGATGCAGCCAAGCCGGAGACCGATGCCGCTCTGCCCCTCGTCAACGCATTGCGGACAAGGAACGGGCTTTCCACGCTCTCCAAGAGCCCGGCGGCGGAAACGGCGGCGATCTTCCAGGCGCGGCGCATGGCCAGGGCCGACAAGATGTCCCATGTCATCGGGTTCAACGACAGCTTCTTCAGCCGCATGAAAGCCGGCGAGGTACCACTGCCCGCCGCCGAAAACATTGCGACCGGGCAGGACACAGTCGAGCGCGCCGTCCAGGCGTGGATCGACTCGAAGAAGCATCTCGAGAACATGCTCGGCCGATATAACGGGCTCGGCGTTGCTGTCGCCCGCGCGCCCTCTTCCGCCAACAGACCTTTCTGGGCCATGGTGCTCTCGGCCTGA
- a CDS encoding dihydroorotate dehydrogenase (quinone), with amino-acid sequence MIDAFKTFARRGLFLFDAETAHGMSITALKSGILPACRLPSDPRLAVTVAGLCFPNPLGMAAGYDKNAEVPDALLRLGFGFAEVGTLTPKPQSGNPKPRIFRLERDMAVINRLGFNNEGHEAAFARLTARRPTGLVGVNIGANKDSADRIGDYVLGIRRFQSVADYFTVNISSPNTPGLRDLQARESLAALLSAVLAARDEGATATGKRRPVFLKIAPDLTEEGMDDIAAEALAHDLDGLIVSNTTLSREGLSDARLAGEAGGLSGRPLFEKSTAVLARMRKRVGARLPIIGVGGVSSAETALEKIRAGADLVQLYSCMVYEGPGLPGSIVRGLSALMDREKVNSISDLRDSRLDHWLAAKV; translated from the coding sequence ATGATCGACGCGTTCAAGACCTTTGCCCGCCGCGGCCTTTTCCTCTTCGATGCGGAAACGGCGCATGGCATGTCCATCACCGCGCTGAAGTCAGGCATTCTGCCGGCCTGCCGATTGCCTTCCGATCCGCGTCTCGCCGTGACGGTGGCGGGCCTGTGCTTTCCTAATCCGCTTGGCATGGCTGCGGGCTATGACAAGAATGCCGAGGTGCCGGATGCGCTTCTGCGCCTCGGTTTCGGTTTCGCCGAAGTCGGCACGCTGACGCCGAAGCCGCAATCGGGCAATCCAAAGCCGCGCATCTTCCGTCTGGAGCGGGACATGGCGGTGATCAATCGCCTGGGCTTCAACAATGAGGGACATGAGGCGGCCTTCGCCCGGCTGACCGCACGCCGTCCCACCGGCCTTGTCGGCGTCAACATCGGTGCCAACAAGGACAGCGCGGATCGCATTGGCGATTATGTCCTGGGCATCAGGCGCTTCCAGTCGGTCGCGGATTATTTCACAGTCAATATCTCATCACCGAATACGCCCGGCCTGCGCGACCTGCAGGCGCGAGAAAGCCTGGCGGCCCTTCTTTCCGCCGTTCTTGCCGCCCGGGACGAGGGGGCAACGGCGACCGGCAAGCGACGCCCGGTCTTCCTCAAGATCGCGCCGGATCTGACCGAAGAGGGCATGGACGACATCGCGGCGGAAGCGCTGGCCCATGATCTCGATGGCCTGATCGTTTCCAACACCACCCTGTCCCGCGAGGGCCTCTCAGATGCCCGTCTTGCCGGCGAAGCCGGTGGCTTGTCCGGTCGGCCGCTGTTCGAAAAGTCGACGGCCGTTCTCGCGCGCATGCGCAAGCGGGTCGGCGCCAGGCTTCCCATCATCGGCGTCGGCGGTGTTTCCTCCGCCGAGACCGCACTGGAAAAGATCCGCGCCGGCGCCGATCTGGTGCAGCTCTATTCCTGCATGGTTTACGAAGGCCCGGGCCTTCCCGGCAGCATCGTCCGCGGTCTCTCCGCTCTTATGGACCGGGAGAAGGTGAACTCGATTTCGGACCTGCGCGACAGCAGGCTCGATCACTGGCTGGCGGCAAAGGTCTGA
- a CDS encoding glycosyl transferase: protein MQIGEYGSPEHAAAKVTLREKSENLATADGGAGDLSSLQDEALVLKSLGFAKPLIARMGRAALANGTTIERELLTSGHVREEAYYEAMARLLGLPFVETIPETAVVDHRGLDSQLKRPCTIRLHDASRPPVTLIAPEAKRIDHLIERLQRFPTLRNALAIATPSAIRAAAWKAGSERRVERTVNHLFEEQPRHSARIIMTGRQGFFAGTLLSLAIAFFLLLPEEAVLTTHIVLSLLYLAALQLRLAALIHGNRRKSHRPANQSDGDLPVYTVLVALYSEQDVVPQLLAALNRLDWPRSRLDIKLVCEADDEATISAIRALAPGPHIEIVEVPPMAPRTKPKALTYALAGARGSYVAVYDAEDRPHPDQLREAHARFLASPPDVACLQAPLIITNIEQSYMSALFALEYSALFRRLLPVLSRYRMPLPLGGTSNHFRIGPLIEIGVWDPFNVTEDADLGIRLYRQGYRSETIRRQTLEDAPTTTRVWLGQRTRWFKGWLQTWLVLMREPVKTAREMGVVAFLVVQLMVGGMLISSLAHPAIIIFLASSAIAMMQSPAENIGLLQAVLFSIDFINIFGSYAAFLALGAAAMTEHEKKRIGRRWAGVPFYWVMTSIAAWRAVFELHSRPFFWNKTPHKPVALPLSSATTLPAANTHPQTA, encoded by the coding sequence ATGCAAATCGGGGAATACGGCAGTCCGGAGCACGCGGCCGCCAAAGTGACGTTGCGTGAAAAATCCGAAAACCTTGCAACGGCGGATGGCGGCGCTGGAGATCTATCCTCGCTGCAGGACGAGGCACTCGTCCTGAAATCGCTGGGCTTTGCAAAGCCGCTGATTGCGCGCATGGGCCGGGCGGCACTCGCGAACGGCACGACAATCGAACGGGAATTGCTGACCAGCGGTCATGTGCGCGAAGAAGCCTATTACGAAGCCATGGCCCGACTGCTTGGGCTGCCCTTCGTCGAGACCATTCCCGAAACAGCGGTCGTCGATCATCGGGGCCTCGACAGCCAGTTGAAACGCCCCTGCACGATCCGCCTGCACGATGCGAGCCGCCCACCGGTGACGCTGATTGCTCCCGAAGCAAAACGCATCGACCACCTGATCGAACGCCTTCAGCGCTTTCCGACACTGCGAAATGCGCTGGCGATCGCCACACCTTCGGCGATCCGCGCGGCCGCCTGGAAAGCCGGTTCGGAACGGCGGGTGGAGCGAACCGTCAATCACCTCTTCGAAGAACAGCCCCGGCATTCGGCCCGCATCATCATGACGGGACGGCAGGGCTTCTTCGCCGGAACCTTGCTCAGCCTCGCAATCGCCTTCTTCCTGCTTCTTCCGGAAGAGGCCGTGCTGACGACCCATATCGTCCTGTCGCTGCTCTATCTCGCGGCCTTGCAGCTTCGTCTAGCGGCTCTGATCCATGGCAATCGTCGGAAGAGCCACCGGCCCGCAAACCAGTCGGACGGCGACTTGCCGGTCTATACGGTGCTCGTCGCGCTATACAGCGAGCAGGACGTCGTGCCTCAGCTTCTGGCGGCGCTAAACCGTCTCGACTGGCCGCGCTCCCGGTTGGACATCAAGCTGGTGTGCGAGGCCGACGACGAGGCGACGATTTCCGCCATCCGGGCGCTCGCACCCGGCCCACATATCGAGATCGTCGAGGTGCCTCCCATGGCGCCGCGCACCAAGCCGAAGGCGCTCACCTATGCGCTTGCCGGCGCGCGTGGTTCCTATGTCGCGGTTTACGATGCCGAAGACCGACCGCATCCCGACCAGTTGCGGGAAGCCCATGCCAGATTTCTCGCGTCGCCGCCGGACGTCGCCTGCCTGCAGGCCCCGCTCATCATCACCAACATCGAACAGTCCTACATGAGCGCGCTGTTCGCGCTCGAATATTCGGCGCTGTTCCGGCGATTGCTGCCCGTTCTCTCCCGTTACCGGATGCCGCTTCCGCTCGGCGGCACATCGAACCATTTCCGCATCGGCCCGCTCATCGAAATCGGTGTCTGGGATCCGTTCAATGTGACGGAAGACGCCGATCTCGGCATACGACTCTACCGTCAGGGCTATCGCTCGGAAACCATACGACGCCAGACCCTGGAAGATGCGCCGACCACCACACGGGTCTGGCTGGGTCAACGGACCCGCTGGTTCAAGGGCTGGCTGCAGACATGGCTGGTGCTGATGCGCGAACCGGTGAAAACGGCCCGTGAGATGGGTGTCGTAGCTTTCCTCGTGGTCCAGCTGATGGTCGGCGGAATGCTGATCTCGTCGCTCGCCCACCCCGCCATCATCATCTTTCTCGCTTCGTCAGCCATTGCCATGATGCAAAGCCCGGCGGAGAATATAGGCCTGCTACAGGCCGTGCTCTTCTCGATCGACTTCATCAACATCTTCGGCAGCTACGCGGCCTTCCTCGCGCTTGGGGCCGCTGCGATGACCGAGCATGAGAAGAAGCGGATCGGTCGACGCTGGGCCGGCGTCCCGTTTTACTGGGTCATGACCTCCATCGCCGCATGGCGCGCCGTCTTCGAACTCCACTCCCGTCCGTTTTTCTGGAACAAGACGCCACACAAGCCTGTCGCACTCCCGTTGTCATCGGCAACAACATTACCCGCTGCGAACACACACCCTCAGACCGCTTGA
- a CDS encoding SAM-dependent methyltransferase, producing MQPTQFSSGDVIADRRADYARMLAESGDPAAAAELMEQALELAPGWAAGWLRFAEYLEKAGNGDGAITALRKVQELDHEEIFGARLKLALLGAIEVPDQPPSRYVEALFDDYADRFETALVERLDYSVPEKLSALLKRYSGEGGPFRLAIDLGCGTGLFGVEIRSLVERLEGFDLSVNMLAKAEEKGVYDFLARADLSLDAEGSGLFVDGLLPHRADLLTAADVLMYLGDLEAPFSLVSKLSDPGAYFAFSVEDAGSDDGFHLAPSLRYAHSETHVRTRLAAAGFEVADLERTVIRMDGGKPVSGILFIAVRKG from the coding sequence ATGCAGCCGACCCAGTTCTCGTCCGGCGACGTCATCGCCGACCGCCGTGCCGATTATGCCCGCATGCTTGCCGAAAGTGGCGATCCTGCGGCAGCAGCCGAATTGATGGAGCAGGCGCTGGAACTCGCGCCCGGATGGGCCGCCGGCTGGCTGCGGTTTGCCGAATATCTGGAAAAGGCCGGCAATGGCGACGGTGCGATAACCGCGCTGCGCAAGGTGCAGGAACTCGATCACGAAGAGATTTTCGGCGCGCGGCTGAAACTGGCACTCCTCGGTGCCATCGAAGTGCCGGACCAGCCTCCGAGCCGTTATGTCGAGGCGCTGTTCGACGATTATGCCGACCGTTTTGAAACGGCGCTGGTGGAGCGGCTCGACTACAGCGTGCCGGAGAAGCTCTCGGCGCTGCTGAAGCGATATAGTGGAGAGGGCGGGCCTTTTCGGTTGGCTATCGATCTCGGCTGCGGGACAGGTCTTTTCGGCGTCGAGATTCGTTCGCTCGTGGAACGCCTTGAAGGCTTCGATCTCTCGGTCAACATGCTGGCCAAGGCGGAAGAAAAGGGTGTCTATGATTTTCTGGCACGCGCGGACCTCTCGCTCGATGCTGAAGGTTCGGGTCTTTTCGTCGACGGCCTCTTGCCCCATCGCGCCGACCTTCTGACGGCGGCCGACGTACTGATGTATCTGGGCGATCTGGAGGCACCCTTTTCTCTCGTATCTAAGCTTTCCGATCCGGGTGCGTACTTCGCATTTTCCGTCGAGGATGCCGGCAGCGATGACGGCTTCCATCTGGCGCCGTCGCTCCGCTATGCCCATTCCGAAACCCATGTCCGCACAAGGCTTGCCGCGGCAGGCTTCGAGGTGGCCGATCTGGAGCGAACGGTCATTCGCATGGATGGCGGAAAACCGGTCTCCGGCATTTTGTTTATTGCGGTGCGAAAGGGCTGA